A genomic segment from Cyanobium sp. NIES-981 encodes:
- the radA gene encoding DNA repair protein RadA: protein MARPASLFVCNSCGAQTRQFFGRCSSCGSWNTLVEQAGAVDGRRLRAQPSSSGARAEPAPRRSALIRDGGERPLQRLASGYAELDRVLGGGLVPGSLVLVGGDPGIGKSTLLLQSAQAMAERASVLYVSAEESAQQVRLRWQRLGPAGAAAPEREAEADLRLLAETDLELVLQELEALRPAVAIIDSIQALHDAELSSAPGSVAQVRECAAALARIAKRQNTALLLVGHVTKEGAIAGPKVLEHLVDAVLTFEGDRFASHRLLRAVKNRFGATHELGVFEMRDRGLAEVTNPSELFLGGEEPSSGSATIVACEGTRPLLVELQALVSTTSYASPRRSATGLAVNRLHQILAVLEKHLGLPLSRFDCYLAVAGGLEVEEPAADLGVAAAVVASFRDLTLPAGTVLVGELGLGGQLRPVGQLELRLQEAARLGFVRAVVPRASGLGGAARALGLELHEAGDVAQALVAALGVELAEDPGGPGG, encoded by the coding sequence TTGGCCAGGCCCGCTTCCCTCTTCGTGTGCAACAGCTGCGGGGCCCAGACCCGCCAGTTCTTCGGGCGCTGCAGCAGCTGCGGCAGCTGGAACACGCTGGTGGAACAGGCCGGGGCGGTGGACGGCCGCAGGTTGCGCGCCCAGCCCTCCAGCTCCGGTGCCCGCGCCGAGCCGGCGCCGCGACGCTCCGCCCTGATCCGGGATGGGGGGGAACGTCCCCTGCAGCGGCTGGCCAGTGGCTACGCCGAACTCGATCGGGTGCTGGGCGGTGGCCTGGTGCCGGGCTCCCTGGTGCTGGTGGGCGGTGATCCCGGCATCGGCAAGAGCACCCTGCTGCTGCAGAGCGCCCAGGCCATGGCCGAGCGGGCCTCGGTGCTCTACGTGAGTGCCGAGGAGTCGGCCCAGCAGGTGAGGCTGCGCTGGCAGCGGCTCGGGCCTGCGGGGGCCGCGGCCCCGGAGCGCGAGGCCGAGGCCGATCTGCGGCTGCTCGCCGAAACGGATCTGGAGCTGGTGCTGCAGGAACTCGAGGCCCTGCGCCCGGCGGTGGCCATCATCGACAGCATCCAGGCCCTCCACGACGCGGAGCTGAGCAGCGCTCCCGGCTCGGTGGCCCAGGTGCGGGAGTGCGCCGCCGCCCTCGCCCGGATCGCCAAACGGCAGAACACCGCCCTGCTGCTGGTGGGCCACGTGACCAAGGAGGGGGCAATCGCGGGGCCCAAGGTGCTGGAGCACTTGGTGGATGCGGTGCTCACCTTCGAGGGCGATCGCTTCGCCAGCCACCGGCTGCTGCGGGCGGTGAAGAACCGCTTCGGCGCCACCCACGAGCTGGGGGTGTTCGAGATGCGGGACCGGGGCCTGGCGGAGGTGACCAACCCCAGCGAGCTCTTCCTCGGTGGTGAGGAGCCCAGCAGCGGCAGCGCCACGATCGTGGCCTGCGAGGGCACCCGGCCGCTGCTGGTGGAGCTCCAGGCCCTGGTGAGCACCACCAGCTACGCCAGCCCCCGGCGCAGTGCCACCGGCCTGGCGGTGAATCGGCTGCACCAGATCCTGGCCGTGCTGGAGAAGCACCTGGGCCTGCCCCTCTCCCGCTTCGACTGCTACCTCGCGGTGGCCGGCGGGCTGGAGGTGGAGGAACCCGCCGCTGACCTGGGCGTGGCCGCCGCCGTGGTGGCCAGCTTCCGCGATCTCACCCTCCCGGCGGGCACGGTGCTGGTGGGGGAGCTGGGGCTGGGGGGGCAGCTGCGGCCCGTGGGCCAGCTGGAGCTGCGCCTGCAGGAAGCGGCGCGGCTGGGTTTCGTGCGGGCGGTGGTGCCGCGGGCCAGTGGCCTGGGGGGAGCCGCCCGCGCCCTCGGGCTGGAGCTGCACGAGGCCGGGGATGTGGCCCAGGCCCTGGTGGCGGCCCTGGGGGTGGAGCTGGCGGAGGATCCAGGCGGTCCGGGGGGCTGA